In Motilibacter rhizosphaerae, one DNA window encodes the following:
- the sepH gene encoding septation protein SepH: protein MLDLRLVGVSDDGSALLLADAEGGSYRLAVDEAVGAAVRGDRSRLGQLQIDTGELRPRDIQTRVRAGASPEMLSTQSGMPLDRVRRYAGPVLAEREHVARQAQRATARLSIRSEGPAPALYDAVETRLRDAGIDVGLARWDAWRREDGSWTVEVVHPVAHALAKAVGAGPARAHFVLDATTRTAVADDDAARWLLGEEPELRAPFVPRLAPAPAEQPARVVVEEPVVDLRGEAGDEPVVDDGDEVPDSAEDGAAADDEQSAQQGDEQGRRRDRRAERRARRAAPRTDVLHGQTDRQALADGVRPGARAAVPSWDEILFGSGRQQP, encoded by the coding sequence ATGCTGGACCTGCGGCTCGTCGGGGTCTCCGACGACGGCTCCGCCCTGCTGCTCGCCGACGCCGAGGGCGGGTCCTACCGCCTGGCCGTGGACGAGGCGGTCGGCGCGGCCGTGCGCGGGGACCGCTCCCGCCTCGGGCAGCTCCAGATCGACACGGGCGAGCTGCGCCCGCGCGACATCCAGACCCGCGTCCGCGCGGGCGCCTCCCCCGAGATGCTCTCCACCCAGTCGGGGATGCCGCTCGACCGCGTGCGCCGCTACGCCGGCCCGGTCCTCGCCGAGCGCGAGCACGTGGCCCGCCAGGCGCAGCGCGCGACCGCCCGGCTCTCCATCCGCTCGGAGGGCCCCGCCCCTGCGCTGTACGACGCGGTCGAGACGCGCCTGCGCGACGCCGGCATCGACGTCGGGCTGGCGCGCTGGGACGCGTGGCGCCGCGAGGACGGCAGCTGGACCGTCGAGGTCGTCCACCCCGTCGCGCACGCCCTCGCCAAGGCGGTCGGCGCCGGGCCCGCGCGGGCGCACTTCGTCCTCGACGCCACGACCCGCACCGCGGTCGCCGACGACGACGCGGCGCGCTGGCTGCTCGGCGAGGAGCCCGAGCTGCGCGCGCCGTTCGTGCCGCGCCTGGCGCCGGCGCCGGCCGAGCAGCCCGCGCGCGTCGTCGTCGAGGAGCCCGTCGTCGACCTGCGCGGCGAGGCCGGCGACGAGCCGGTGGTCGACGACGGCGACGAGGTCCCGGACAGCGCCGAGGACGGCGCGGCTGCCGACGACGAGCAGAGCGCCCAGCAGGGCGACGAGCAGGGCCGCCGCCGCGACCGCCGGGCCGAGCGGCGCGCCCGCCGGGCCGCGCCGCGGACCGACGTGCTGCACGGCCAGACCGACCGCCAGGCCCTCGCCGACGGCGTGCGCCCCGGCGCCCGCGCCGCGGTCCCCAGCTGGGACGAGATCCTCTTCGGCTCCGGCCGCCAGCAGCCCTGA
- a CDS encoding carbohydrate ABC transporter permease gives MSATSPAPSRPRRRSKGAVGERGHGWFLLPGLVLFTAVIVLPLLMNTWTSFTSWTGVGTPEWTGLSNYERLFRDATFWASFRHSLAIIVAMVVIPTALGLLLASVLFDVVSKRFGERTSAAFRAGFYLPQVLPVAVAGVVWGWIVHPDDGALDAALQKVGLGSLSHDWLGDPSTALATVMAVMVWFQLGYPLVIFMAGLARVDPELHEAAQLDGASWFQRFRLITIHLIKPEVFVVTLTTTIAALKVFPQIFVLTRGGPGDATIVPSYFAYQNFFEKADVGYGSAIATVLTVVIIAISAVFLRYQARSEQGGDA, from the coding sequence ATGAGCGCCACCAGTCCAGCCCCGAGCAGGCCGCGACGTCGCTCGAAGGGCGCCGTGGGGGAGCGGGGCCACGGGTGGTTCCTCCTGCCCGGCCTCGTCCTCTTCACGGCGGTCATCGTCCTGCCGCTGCTGATGAACACCTGGACCAGCTTCACGTCCTGGACCGGCGTGGGCACCCCCGAGTGGACGGGGCTGAGCAACTACGAGCGGCTCTTCCGGGACGCGACGTTCTGGGCGTCGTTCCGCCACAGCCTCGCGATCATCGTGGCCATGGTCGTCATCCCCACCGCCCTCGGGCTGCTGCTCGCGAGCGTGCTGTTCGACGTGGTGAGCAAGCGGTTCGGGGAGCGGACCTCGGCGGCCTTCCGCGCCGGGTTCTACCTCCCCCAGGTGCTGCCCGTCGCGGTCGCCGGTGTCGTGTGGGGCTGGATCGTCCATCCCGACGACGGCGCGCTCGACGCGGCCTTGCAGAAGGTGGGACTGGGCAGCCTGTCCCACGACTGGCTCGGTGATCCGTCCACGGCACTGGCGACGGTCATGGCCGTCATGGTGTGGTTCCAGCTCGGCTACCCGCTCGTGATCTTCATGGCCGGTCTGGCCCGGGTCGACCCGGAGCTGCACGAGGCCGCTCAGCTCGACGGCGCCTCGTGGTTCCAGCGCTTCCGGCTCATCACGATCCACCTGATCAAGCCGGAGGTCTTCGTCGTCACGCTGACGACCACCATCGCCGCGCTCAAGGTCTTCCCGCAGATCTTCGTGCTGACGCGCGGAGGGCCTGGCGACGCGACGATCGTGCCGTCGTACTTCGCCTACCAGAACTTCTTCGAGAAGGCTGACGTCGGCTACGGCTCGGCCATCGCCACCGTCCTCACCGTCGTCATCATCGCGATCTCCGCGGTGTTCCTCCGCTACCAGGCCCGCAGCGAGCAGGGAGGGGACGCGTGA
- a CDS encoding RNA polymerase sigma factor: protein MASGAAAPVGVLVRAAAEGDAAAWDAIVERFARLVWGVARAHRLSASDAADVSQTVWLRLVEHLGRLREPEALAGWIATTARNESLRLLRQGGRELVDEEIEQRVDGTGSVPGPEGRLLEAERQHAVWSAVERLSPRCRSLLEVLATEPETSYADISGRLAMPIGSIGPTRSRCLQHLRRELGPSGVLEA, encoded by the coding sequence GTGGCCAGCGGTGCAGCGGCGCCCGTCGGTGTCCTGGTCCGGGCCGCGGCCGAGGGCGACGCGGCGGCGTGGGACGCCATCGTGGAGCGCTTCGCCCGGCTCGTCTGGGGCGTGGCGCGCGCGCACCGGCTCAGCGCCAGCGACGCCGCCGACGTCTCGCAGACGGTCTGGCTGCGCCTGGTCGAGCACCTCGGCCGGCTGCGCGAGCCGGAGGCGCTCGCCGGCTGGATCGCGACGACCGCCCGCAACGAGTCGCTGCGCCTGCTGCGCCAGGGCGGCCGCGAGCTCGTCGACGAGGAGATCGAGCAGCGGGTCGACGGCACCGGGTCGGTGCCCGGCCCCGAGGGCCGGCTGCTCGAGGCCGAGCGCCAGCACGCCGTCTGGAGCGCCGTCGAGCGGCTCTCCCCGCGCTGCCGCTCGCTGCTGGAAGTGCTCGCGACCGAGCCGGAGACGAGCTACGCCGACATCTCGGGCCGCCTGGCCATGCCCATCGGCAGCATCGGCCCCACCCGCAGCCGCTGCCTCCAGCACCTGCGCCGCGAGCTCGGGCCGAGCGGCGTGCTCGAGGCCTAG
- a CDS encoding carbohydrate ABC transporter permease: MNALKTPAEYAGAGPLALPHGVHLQGIVDFWKRVDYTQKLWNSLLISGSVAVAAVVLSLLNAYALGIGRVRGRLWLLVLFMVANTLPQEALAYPLYYFSKQLGLYDSRISVIIVFSVIQSAFGTYLLSSVFSQFPREILEAARIDGAGTFRLLWNVVVPVSRPTLAVLFTFFFIWTWNEFFLPLVLLISNDKQTVPVALGVLQGDRMMDATTSSASALLGIIPAILFFLLFQRTLARGVTAGAVK; this comes from the coding sequence ATGAACGCGCTGAAGACACCGGCCGAGTACGCGGGCGCGGGTCCGCTCGCCCTGCCGCACGGCGTCCATCTGCAGGGCATCGTCGACTTCTGGAAGCGCGTCGACTACACGCAGAAGCTCTGGAACAGCCTGCTCATCAGCGGTTCGGTGGCGGTGGCCGCGGTCGTCCTCTCCCTGCTCAACGCGTACGCGCTGGGCATCGGCCGCGTCCGTGGCCGGCTGTGGCTGCTCGTGCTGTTCATGGTCGCCAACACCCTGCCGCAGGAGGCCCTGGCCTACCCGCTGTACTACTTCAGCAAGCAGCTCGGGCTCTACGACAGCCGGATCAGCGTCATCATCGTCTTCTCGGTGATCCAGAGCGCCTTCGGCACCTACCTGCTCTCCAGCGTCTTCAGCCAGTTCCCGCGCGAGATCCTCGAGGCCGCGCGCATCGACGGCGCAGGGACGTTCCGGCTGCTGTGGAACGTCGTCGTCCCGGTGAGCCGGCCCACGCTCGCCGTGCTGTTCACGTTCTTCTTCATCTGGACGTGGAACGAGTTCTTCCTGCCCCTGGTCCTGCTCATCAGCAACGACAAGCAGACGGTCCCCGTGGCGCTCGGTGTCCTGCAGGGCGACCGCATGATGGACGCGACGACATCGAGCGCGTCGGCGCTGCTGGGCATCATCCCCGCGATCCTGTTCTTCCTGCTCTTCCAGCGGACCCTCGCCCGCGGTGTGACCGCGGGCGCGGTGAAGTAG
- a CDS encoding MFS transporter, with product MVLGTRYRQLLRTPGALGFSGAGILARAPMSMEGLAVVFLVHAATGSYAAAGLATGALSLGSAVGAPVLARLSDRRGQAWVLRRAPFWRTGCYALLLLAVHLGAPDPVLPVVAGLAGLGTAQPGALVRARWAHLLADQPSLLHTAFSLESALDELLFIVGPPLVTLVATQGSPTAGLLVPAAGLLTGALLLAAQGGTAPPPAPRERGVHHPRVLTGPLALLAGTYVLLGGVFGSVEVTTVAFAREQGSPGAAGGILAAYAVSSMLAGLAWGALPHTEDASRRFALVGLVFGVLTLGYPLASSTGGLAVLLCLSGFAISPLLVTGLALVDRVAAPGTRTEAMTWTTTGLIVGVSLSGALAGAVIDAAGAHRALLVCSACGLLAGLAAVLGARPLGEAARHPAARAGAAPGAPSVAG from the coding sequence GTGGTCCTCGGCACGCGCTACCGGCAGCTGCTCCGCACGCCGGGCGCGCTCGGCTTCAGCGGCGCGGGCATCCTCGCCCGCGCGCCGATGTCGATGGAGGGCCTCGCCGTCGTCTTCCTCGTCCACGCCGCCACCGGCTCGTACGCCGCGGCGGGCCTCGCGACGGGTGCCCTCAGCCTCGGCAGCGCGGTCGGCGCCCCGGTCCTCGCCCGGCTCTCCGACCGGCGCGGGCAGGCGTGGGTGCTGCGCCGCGCGCCGTTCTGGCGCACGGGCTGCTACGCGCTGCTGCTGCTCGCGGTCCACCTCGGTGCCCCGGACCCGGTCCTCCCGGTCGTCGCGGGGCTCGCCGGGCTGGGGACCGCGCAGCCCGGCGCCCTGGTCCGGGCGCGCTGGGCGCACCTGCTGGCGGACCAGCCGTCCCTGCTGCACACGGCGTTCTCGCTGGAGTCCGCGCTCGACGAGCTGCTCTTCATCGTCGGGCCGCCACTCGTCACCCTCGTCGCGACGCAGGGCTCGCCCACCGCCGGCCTGCTCGTGCCCGCCGCGGGGCTGCTGACCGGCGCGCTGCTGCTCGCGGCGCAGGGCGGCACCGCACCGCCGCCGGCGCCGCGCGAGCGGGGCGTGCACCACCCGCGGGTCCTCACGGGGCCGCTCGCGCTGCTCGCCGGGACCTACGTCCTGCTCGGCGGCGTCTTCGGCAGCGTCGAGGTCACGACCGTCGCCTTCGCCCGCGAGCAGGGCTCGCCGGGTGCCGCCGGCGGCATCCTCGCGGCGTACGCCGTGAGCAGCATGCTCGCCGGGCTCGCCTGGGGCGCGCTGCCGCACACCGAGGACGCCTCCCGGCGCTTCGCGCTCGTCGGGCTCGTCTTCGGCGTGCTCACGCTGGGCTACCCGCTCGCCTCCTCGACGGGCGGGCTGGCGGTGCTGCTCTGCCTGTCCGGGTTCGCGATCTCGCCGCTGCTCGTCACCGGGCTCGCGCTGGTCGACCGGGTGGCCGCGCCGGGGACCCGGACCGAGGCGATGACGTGGACCACGACCGGGCTCATCGTCGGGGTCTCGCTGTCCGGCGCCCTCGCCGGCGCGGTCATCGACGCCGCGGGCGCTCACCGGGCGCTGCTCGTGTGCTCCGCCTGCGGGCTGCTCGCCGGGCTCGCCGCCGTGCTCGGGGCGCGGCCGCTCGGGGAGGCGGCACGACACCCCGCGGCCCGGGCGGGTGCAGCGCCGGGGGCCCCGTCCGTGGCAGGCTGA
- a CDS encoding ferrochelatase, with amino-acid sequence MHGPYDALLLVSFGGPEGPDDVMPFLENVTRGRGIPRERLLGVAEHYQHFGGVSPINEQNRALIAALEEELARQGVDLPVHWGNRNWGPYLGDTVAELADAGVQRVLAVVTSAYSSYSGCRQYREDLAAAVEPLGDRAPRIDKLRHYFDSPGFVRPTVRAVIDALGEVPAGSVLRFVTHSIPTAMNDVSGGPGEQMYVRQHRAVASLVVAGVEDETGRRVPWELVYCSRSGPPSQPWLEPDVNDDLRELHAQGVPGVVVVPIGFVSDHMEVKFDLDTEAAETAQELGLPYARAATVGTDPEFVAGLVDLVRERAATEAGEDVERVALSAVGPWPDRCPVGCCANLRGYKPALCGQD; translated from the coding sequence GTGCACGGACCGTACGACGCCCTCCTCCTCGTCTCCTTCGGCGGCCCCGAGGGGCCCGACGACGTCATGCCGTTCCTCGAGAACGTCACCCGGGGGCGCGGGATCCCCCGCGAGCGCCTGCTCGGCGTTGCCGAGCACTACCAGCACTTCGGGGGCGTCTCGCCGATCAACGAGCAGAACCGCGCGCTGATCGCGGCGCTCGAGGAGGAGCTCGCGCGGCAGGGCGTCGACCTGCCGGTGCACTGGGGGAACCGCAACTGGGGCCCGTACCTCGGCGACACGGTCGCGGAGCTCGCCGACGCGGGCGTGCAGCGCGTGCTCGCGGTGGTCACCAGCGCGTACTCGTCGTACAGCGGGTGCCGGCAGTACCGCGAGGACCTCGCCGCCGCCGTCGAGCCCCTGGGGGACCGCGCGCCGCGCATCGACAAGCTGCGCCACTACTTCGACTCGCCGGGGTTCGTGCGACCGACGGTCCGGGCGGTCATCGACGCGCTCGGCGAGGTGCCCGCGGGCTCCGTGCTGCGCTTCGTCACGCACTCCATCCCCACCGCGATGAACGACGTCAGCGGTGGCCCGGGCGAGCAGATGTACGTGCGCCAGCACCGCGCGGTCGCCTCGCTCGTCGTCGCCGGCGTCGAGGACGAGACCGGGCGTCGGGTGCCGTGGGAGCTCGTCTACTGCTCGCGCTCCGGCCCGCCGTCGCAGCCCTGGCTCGAGCCGGACGTCAACGACGACCTGCGCGAGCTGCACGCGCAGGGCGTCCCGGGCGTGGTCGTCGTGCCGATCGGGTTCGTCAGCGACCACATGGAGGTCAAGTTCGACCTCGACACCGAGGCAGCGGAGACGGCCCAGGAGCTGGGGCTGCCGTACGCCCGGGCGGCGACCGTCGGGACCGACCCGGAGTTCGTGGCCGGGCTGGTCGACCTGGTCCGCGAGCGCGCCGCCACCGAGGCGGGGGAGGACGTGGAGCGCGTGGCGCTCTCGGCCGTGGGACCGTGGCCGGACAGGTGCCCGGTGGGCTGCTGCGCCAACCTGCGGGGCTACAAGCCCGCGCTCTGCGGCCAGGACTGA
- the yicI gene encoding alpha-xylosidase, with protein sequence MKITDGMWFVREGMRPQYAAEAYDITEVADGLLVHAPLRRIEHRGSVLNVGLLTVHLTAPLPGVIGVEVTHHAGALDRGPHVTVASDGADPEVRVGDKDAELRSGSLTARITRGAPWQLEFLSGGRVLTTSAAKSLGFVETPEGAHHMVGRLSLGVGEAVYGFGERFTALVKNGQVVESWNADPGTASEQAYKSVPFYLSDRGYGVLVGDLGGVSFEVASENTNATQFSVEGQTLRYYVVDGPTPAAVLERYTALVGRPALPPAWSFGLWLSTSFTTDYDEETVNRFVDGMAEREIPLSVFHFDCYWMREFNWSDFVWDSRVFPDPEGMLQRFRDRGLRISVWINPYIAQRSVLFEEGRRLGYLVERADGSVWQWDWWQAGMALVDFTNPAARAWYADKLSALLDMGVECFKTDFGERIPTDVVWHDGSDPQRMHNAYSVLYNETVFDLLQRRHGEGGAVVFARSATVGGQQFPVHWGGDSSSTYESMAESLRGGLSLGLSGFGFWSHDIGGFEGTPDAGVFKRWVAFGLLSSHSRLHGSGSYRVPWLVDDESVAVLRRFARLKNRLMPYLYGAAVTAHERGTPVLRAMALEFPDDPACTYLDRQYMLGPDLLVAPVFSEDGVVDYYVPAGSWVSLLTGERVEGPGWRREVHGYDSLPVLVRPGAVLPLGAREDRPDYAYADGLTLLLNQPAEGTQLRVVDTAGATAAVVTVLPDGLRAEGAAGWRAVELDGTVAPLDRLG encoded by the coding sequence ATGAAGATCACCGACGGCATGTGGTTCGTGCGGGAGGGGATGAGACCGCAGTACGCCGCCGAGGCGTACGACATCACCGAGGTGGCGGACGGGCTGCTCGTCCACGCGCCCCTGCGCCGCATCGAGCACCGCGGATCGGTGCTCAACGTCGGGCTGCTCACCGTCCACCTCACCGCACCGCTGCCGGGGGTCATCGGAGTCGAGGTCACCCACCACGCCGGAGCCCTGGACCGCGGGCCGCACGTCACGGTGGCGAGCGACGGCGCCGACCCCGAGGTGCGCGTGGGCGACAAGGACGCCGAGCTCCGCAGCGGCAGCCTGACCGCCCGCATCACCCGCGGAGCGCCCTGGCAGCTCGAGTTCCTCTCGGGCGGCCGCGTGCTGACGACGAGCGCCGCGAAGTCCCTCGGCTTCGTCGAGACGCCCGAGGGTGCGCACCACATGGTCGGCCGGCTCTCGCTCGGGGTCGGGGAGGCCGTCTACGGCTTCGGTGAGCGCTTCACCGCGCTCGTCAAGAACGGCCAGGTCGTCGAGAGCTGGAACGCCGACCCCGGCACGGCGAGCGAGCAGGCGTACAAGAGCGTGCCGTTCTACCTCTCGGACCGCGGGTACGGCGTGCTGGTGGGCGACCTCGGCGGGGTGTCGTTCGAGGTCGCCAGCGAGAACACCAACGCCACGCAGTTCAGCGTGGAGGGGCAGACCCTGCGCTACTACGTCGTGGACGGGCCGACCCCTGCGGCCGTGCTCGAGCGCTACACCGCCCTCGTCGGTCGGCCCGCCCTGCCGCCCGCCTGGTCGTTCGGGCTGTGGCTGAGCACGTCGTTCACGACCGACTACGACGAGGAGACGGTCAACCGGTTCGTGGACGGGATGGCCGAGCGGGAGATCCCGCTGAGCGTCTTCCACTTCGACTGCTACTGGATGCGGGAGTTCAACTGGAGCGACTTCGTCTGGGACAGCCGGGTCTTCCCCGACCCCGAGGGGATGCTCCAGCGCTTCCGCGACCGGGGGCTGCGCATCAGCGTCTGGATCAACCCGTACATCGCGCAGCGCTCCGTGCTCTTCGAGGAGGGCCGTCGCCTCGGCTACCTGGTGGAGCGGGCGGACGGGAGCGTCTGGCAGTGGGACTGGTGGCAGGCGGGCATGGCGCTCGTCGACTTCACCAACCCCGCCGCCCGCGCTTGGTACGCCGACAAGCTCTCCGCCCTGCTCGACATGGGCGTCGAGTGCTTCAAGACCGACTTCGGGGAGCGGATCCCCACGGACGTCGTGTGGCACGACGGCTCGGACCCGCAGCGCATGCACAACGCCTACTCCGTGCTCTACAACGAGACGGTCTTCGACCTGCTCCAGCGGCGGCACGGGGAGGGCGGGGCGGTCGTCTTCGCCCGCTCTGCCACGGTCGGGGGCCAGCAGTTCCCCGTGCACTGGGGCGGGGACAGCTCCTCGACGTACGAGTCGATGGCGGAGAGCCTGCGCGGGGGTCTCTCGCTGGGCCTCAGCGGCTTCGGCTTCTGGAGCCACGACATCGGCGGCTTCGAGGGCACGCCGGACGCGGGCGTCTTCAAGCGCTGGGTCGCGTTCGGGCTGCTCTCGAGCCACAGCCGGCTGCACGGCAGCGGGTCCTACCGCGTCCCGTGGCTCGTCGACGACGAGTCGGTCGCCGTGCTGCGCCGCTTCGCGCGGCTGAAGAACCGGCTGATGCCGTACCTCTACGGCGCGGCCGTGACGGCGCACGAGCGCGGCACCCCCGTGCTCCGAGCGATGGCGCTGGAGTTCCCGGACGACCCGGCCTGCACGTACCTCGACCGGCAGTACATGCTCGGCCCCGACCTGCTGGTCGCCCCCGTCTTCTCCGAGGACGGCGTCGTCGACTACTACGTCCCTGCGGGCAGCTGGGTCTCCCTGCTGACCGGCGAGCGCGTGGAGGGGCCGGGCTGGCGGCGCGAGGTGCACGGGTACGACAGCCTGCCGGTGCTGGTGCGCCCCGGCGCCGTGCTGCCCCTGGGCGCGCGCGAGGACCGCCCCGACTACGCGTACGCCGACGGCCTCACGCTGCTGCTGAACCAGCCGGCGGAGGGGACGCAGCTGCGCGTCGTCGACACGGCGGGCGCCACCGCGGCCGTGGTGACGGTCCTCCCCGACGGCCTCCGGGCGGAGGGTGCGGCCGGGTGGCGCGCCGTGGAGCTCGACGGGACGGTCGCGCCCCTGGACCGGCTTGGCTAG
- the sigK gene encoding ECF RNA polymerase sigma factor SigK, giving the protein MSDPVPLRLVRPSQGRAEGAAVLEDLVTAVARGDEAAFALLYDALAPRVLGVARRVVRDPAQAEEVAQEVLVEVWRQAARYEAGRGTVVSWALTIAHRRSVDRVRSEQAAGERDQRVGLRDIGVPHDEVAEAVELRLEHEQVRRCLGGLTGLQHEAIELAYWKGLTYREVAELLGSPLGTVKARLRDGLVKLRDCLGVES; this is encoded by the coding sequence GTGAGCGACCCCGTCCCGCTGCGGCTCGTCCGCCCCTCCCAGGGGCGCGCCGAGGGCGCCGCGGTCCTGGAGGACCTCGTCACCGCGGTCGCCCGCGGCGACGAGGCGGCCTTCGCCCTGCTCTACGACGCCCTGGCGCCCCGCGTGCTCGGCGTCGCGCGCCGCGTGGTGCGCGATCCGGCGCAGGCCGAGGAGGTCGCCCAGGAGGTGCTCGTCGAGGTCTGGCGGCAGGCGGCGCGCTACGAGGCCGGGCGGGGCACCGTCGTGTCCTGGGCGCTGACGATCGCGCACCGCCGCTCGGTGGACCGCGTGCGCAGCGAGCAGGCCGCGGGCGAGCGCGACCAACGCGTCGGGCTGCGCGACATCGGGGTGCCCCACGACGAGGTGGCCGAGGCCGTCGAGCTCCGCCTCGAGCACGAGCAGGTCCGGCGCTGCCTCGGCGGGCTGACCGGGCTGCAGCACGAGGCGATCGAGCTGGCCTACTGGAAGGGACTGACGTACCGGGAGGTGGCCGAGCTGCTCGGCTCGCCGCTCGGCACGGTGAAGGCGCGGCTCCGGGACGGACTCGTGAAGCTGAGGGACTGCCTGGGGGTGGAGTCGTGA
- a CDS encoding extracellular solute-binding protein: MPRTWQRRRLLAVLAAAPLALAACGGSGGGNGGGSPSSQPKTLKLWHYEGPTSAMGVAWNQAIKVFQQEHPGVTVKFEEKGFEQIQQTAQMVLNSDGGPDIMEYNKGNATAGLLSSQGLLTDLTAEATKRGWDKKLNTGLQTTAKYDAKGVMGSGKWFGVPNYAEFVEVYYNKDMFAKYGLQVPKTLADFESVMAAFKSKGVTPLAVGGAEYPAQQIVYELALSKADRDWVNAYQTYTKKVDFKGPEWTSGAQTFADWVKKGFISKDSTSIKAEDMGVSFENAKYPIMISGSWWYGRFTQEIKKFQWDTFLFPGNTLAPGSSGNLWVVPKNSKAKQLAYDFIDITMRPEIQDLLGNNGGVPVAADPAKITDPKNKKLIEDYNQLASSDGLAFYPDWPAPGYYDVLVAQTQNLIRSGSVSKFLSGIEGPYDQNLAKVKG, translated from the coding sequence ATGCCGCGTACGTGGCAGCGCCGCCGCCTGCTCGCCGTCCTCGCCGCCGCCCCGCTCGCGCTCGCCGCGTGCGGGGGGAGCGGCGGAGGGAACGGGGGAGGATCGCCGAGCTCGCAGCCGAAGACGCTGAAGCTGTGGCACTACGAGGGTCCGACGAGCGCCATGGGCGTCGCCTGGAACCAGGCCATCAAGGTCTTCCAGCAGGAGCACCCCGGGGTGACGGTGAAGTTCGAGGAGAAGGGCTTCGAGCAGATCCAGCAGACCGCGCAGATGGTCCTGAACTCCGACGGCGGACCCGACATCATGGAGTACAACAAGGGCAACGCGACGGCCGGACTGCTGTCGTCGCAGGGACTCCTCACCGACCTCACCGCGGAGGCCACGAAGCGCGGCTGGGACAAGAAGCTCAACACCGGCCTGCAGACGACCGCGAAGTACGACGCCAAGGGCGTGATGGGCTCCGGCAAGTGGTTCGGCGTCCCGAACTACGCCGAGTTCGTCGAGGTCTACTACAACAAGGACATGTTCGCGAAGTACGGTCTGCAGGTCCCCAAGACCCTGGCCGACTTCGAGAGCGTCATGGCCGCGTTCAAGTCCAAGGGCGTCACCCCGCTGGCGGTGGGCGGTGCGGAGTACCCCGCCCAGCAGATCGTCTACGAGCTCGCGCTGAGCAAGGCGGACCGCGACTGGGTCAACGCGTACCAGACCTACACGAAGAAGGTCGACTTCAAGGGTCCCGAGTGGACCTCGGGTGCGCAGACGTTCGCCGACTGGGTGAAGAAGGGCTTCATCAGCAAGGACTCCACGAGCATCAAGGCCGAGGACATGGGCGTCTCGTTCGAGAACGCGAAGTACCCGATCATGATCTCCGGCTCCTGGTGGTACGGCCGCTTCACCCAGGAGATCAAGAAGTTCCAGTGGGACACGTTCCTCTTCCCCGGCAACACGCTCGCGCCCGGCTCGAGCGGCAACCTCTGGGTCGTGCCGAAGAACTCGAAGGCCAAGCAGCTGGCCTACGACTTCATCGACATCACGATGCGTCCGGAGATCCAGGACCTGCTGGGCAACAACGGCGGCGTGCCCGTGGCGGCCGACCCGGCGAAGATCACCGACCCGAAGAACAAGAAGCTGATCGAGGACTACAACCAGCTCGCCAGCAGTGACGGCCTCGCGTTCTACCCCGACTGGCCAGCGCCGGGCTACTACGACGTCCTGGTCGCGCAGACGCAGAACCTCATCCGCAGCGGCAGCGTCAGCAAGTTCCTCAGCGGCATCGAGGGGCCGTACGACCAGAACCTCGCCAAGGTCAAGGGCTGA
- a CDS encoding anti-sigma factor, with amino-acid sequence MSEQTTQEDAHALVGAYVLDALDPGEREAFERHLAACPDCQAEVPGMRAAAARVAATAYVRPPAHLKSAVLAQVARTRQLPPVVTAVSAPVALAWWRRPLALAAAVVVLAAAALSAVLGVQLHESRQREAQIAAIIAHPEVSREVALRGGGSATLDVAGGRAVVRMRGAAAPPSGRVYELWVVPSAGSPRPAGLMDSGSGGALVKQVTGAKALAVTVEPAGGSERPTLPPVVVLTV; translated from the coding sequence GTGAGCGAGCAGACGACGCAGGAGGACGCGCACGCGCTGGTCGGCGCGTACGTCCTCGACGCGCTGGACCCGGGGGAGCGCGAGGCCTTCGAGCGCCACCTCGCCGCCTGCCCCGACTGCCAGGCCGAGGTCCCGGGCATGCGGGCCGCGGCGGCACGGGTCGCGGCCACGGCGTACGTCCGGCCGCCGGCGCACCTGAAGTCCGCCGTGCTCGCCCAGGTCGCCCGCACCCGCCAGCTGCCGCCGGTGGTGACCGCGGTCTCCGCCCCGGTCGCGCTCGCCTGGTGGCGGCGCCCGCTCGCCCTCGCGGCCGCCGTCGTCGTGCTCGCGGCCGCCGCCCTCTCGGCGGTGCTGGGCGTGCAGCTGCACGAGAGCCGGCAGCGCGAGGCGCAGATCGCCGCGATCATCGCCCACCCGGAGGTGAGCCGCGAGGTCGCGCTGCGTGGTGGGGGGAGCGCGACGCTCGACGTCGCCGGGGGGAGGGCGGTCGTGCGGATGCGCGGCGCCGCCGCTCCGCCGTCGGGGCGGGTCTACGAGTTGTGGGTCGTCCCGAGCGCGGGCAGCCCGCGCCCGGCGGGGCTCATGGACTCGGGGTCCGGGGGTGCGCTCGTCAAGCAGGTCACCGGGGCGAAGGCCCTCGCGGTCACCGTCGAGCCGGCAGGCGGGTCCGAGCGCCCGACGCTGCCGCCGGTCGTCGTCCTGACGGTCTGA